A genomic segment from uncultured Methanobrevibacter sp. encodes:
- a CDS encoding 4-phosphopantoate--beta-alanine ligase: MIPKTHPRYKSLLLRDKVKNAFKEGYLADSGMIAHGRGETFDYLIGEKTTETAKKACEAAVATILLAENPVLSVNGNTTALAIDEIIELAKATDSKIEINLFYRTPERVEIITRMFKERGWEDILGTNDEELAYIDNLNSPRATASKEGSYIADVMLVPLEDGDRAEVLVQNGKKIICIDLNPLSRTAKMSTISIVDNVVRAVPLMTEIANEFKASGKADDKEFLENIVNNFSNEQNLKDSLAAIKLK; the protein is encoded by the coding sequence ATGATACCTAAAACTCATCCACGTTATAAATCATTATTATTAAGAGATAAAGTAAAAAATGCCTTTAAGGAAGGATATTTGGCAGATTCCGGCATGATTGCCCATGGAAGAGGTGAAACATTCGATTACTTGATTGGAGAGAAAACAACTGAAACCGCTAAAAAGGCATGTGAAGCGGCTGTTGCAACAATATTGCTTGCTGAAAATCCTGTCTTGTCAGTGAATGGAAATACAACTGCACTGGCCATTGATGAAATCATAGAGCTTGCAAAGGCAACTGATTCAAAAATTGAAATCAATCTATTTTATAGGACTCCTGAACGTGTTGAAATCATTACAAGAATGTTTAAGGAAAGAGGTTGGGAAGACATTCTTGGAACAAATGATGAGGAATTGGCTTATATCGACAATCTTAACAGTCCAAGAGCAACTGCAAGCAAGGAAGGCAGTTACATAGCGGATGTTATGCTTGTTCCTCTTGAAGATGGTGATAGGGCAGAAGTATTGGTTCAAAACGGCAAAAAGATCATATGCATTGACTTGAATCCTCTCTCAAGAACAGCTAAAATGTCTACTATATCCATTGTGGATAATGTTGTAAGGGCAGTTCCATTGATGACTGAAATAGCTAATGAATTCAAGGCATCTGGAAAAGCAGATGACAAGGAATTTTTAGAAAACATAGTCAATAATTTCTCCAATGAACAAAATCTAAAAGATTCATTGGCTGCTATTAAATTAAAATAA
- a CDS encoding SseB family protein encodes MDERVENPELKEIMKTRPEEMTEEQLEAFVDAFMEATFIIPAELNSDAEALEGKTDEEIALDEEIDLEIMRLEDEDGNVLFPIYTDDDELEKLAEEEDFDIFGLVISAEDLAMLLSDIEDDDFDGVVINPFHENAVELPLEAIIELYDFEECDDPDCDDPSHNH; translated from the coding sequence ATGGATGAAAGAGTTGAAAATCCAGAACTTAAGGAAATCATGAAAACCAGACCTGAAGAAATGACTGAAGAGCAATTGGAAGCTTTTGTAGATGCATTTATGGAAGCTACCTTTATCATTCCAGCCGAATTGAATTCAGATGCTGAAGCTCTTGAAGGAAAAACCGATGAGGAAATAGCTTTAGATGAAGAGATTGACCTTGAAATCATGAGACTTGAAGATGAGGATGGAAATGTTCTCTTCCCAATTTACACTGATGATGATGAGCTTGAAAAATTAGCTGAAGAAGAGGATTTTGACATTTTTGGTTTAGTTATTTCAGCTGAAGACCTTGCTATGCTACTCTCTGATATTGAGGATGATGATTTTGATGGTGTTGTAATCAATCCATTCCATGAAAATGCTGTAGAGCTTCCTTTAGAAGCTATTATTGAACTTTATGACTTTGAGGAATGTGATGACCCTGATTGTGATGACCCAAGTCATAATCACTAA
- a CDS encoding ribbon-helix-helix domain-containing protein — MSEISKNNKEIGKTIATKVPINIHNQLINLIENGDYLSISDFLREAIREQLKTYKVANFREINYFDAKKEVLSYFIRYNDCFLDEIAIDLELDFELVLNILNDLIQEGRIVKISNEELLEKRGIDNPESYHSKNNNSVYKIEGKRLIVESRSKDYEFISIRHNMDYNSIFKNNGAVVENASVILSEAYSFIK; from the coding sequence ATGAGCGAAATAAGTAAAAACAATAAAGAAATTGGAAAAACAATAGCTACAAAGGTTCCGATAAACATACATAATCAATTGATTAATCTAATAGAAAACGGCGATTACTTAAGCATTTCAGATTTTTTAAGGGAAGCAATACGAGAGCAGCTTAAGACATATAAGGTTGCCAATTTCAGGGAGATCAATTATTTTGATGCAAAAAAGGAAGTTCTAAGCTATTTTATAAGATATAATGATTGCTTTTTAGATGAGATAGCTATTGATTTGGAGCTGGATTTTGAATTGGTTTTAAACATCCTCAATGATCTTATACAGGAAGGTAGAATTGTCAAGATTTCAAATGAGGAACTCTTGGAAAAAAGAGGAATTGACAATCCAGAATCATATCACTCAAAAAATAACAATAGTGTCTATAAGATTGAGGGAAAGCGATTGATTGTTGAATCAAGATCCAAGGATTACGAATTCATCAGCATAAGGCACAATATGGATTACAACTCAATTTTTAAAAATAATGGTGCTGTAGTTGAAAACGCTTCTGTAATCTTGTCTGAAGCTTATTCATTTATTAAATAG
- the uvrC gene encoding excinuclease ABC subunit UvrC: MSTKVNSPDELPRKPGIYIMKDKNEEIIYVGKSKSLRSRVRSYFQKNLDRPKTQVLMSHFNSLEYIVTNTEKEALILEANLIKKHRPRYNISLKDDKRYPYVKITDEDFPKIVITRDIGKKGSYYGPFTDVTAVRQTVKFLKQLFRIRTCKRMDGPCLNSQIDLCYAPCNGSISKEEYHEHIKKIDLFFQGKYNKIIKDLESEMKEAAKNQEFEKAAVIRDQISSIEEVMNKQFVELNNELDQDIIAISYTTQNAVVVVMNIRNGKIIGKDDFLMDGSQHTTSDEVISAFIKQFYGINRHIPKEILIEEEIPDDKLIEEWLSDLRGNKVSIKVPQKGNKLRLVRMAGKNADIIKNQKQKMENSMIELKKYLKLEKLPRVIEGYDISNISGKLAVGSKVSFLDGKPNKKQYKKFKMNTPGPNDFAMMQELLERRLKPLKEHYEKIRINEEHLKKNEAETERIVPLKLGEEPNLIVIDGGKGQLGMAVDVLKEYNLTHIPIIGLAKEFEEIYIPNSSFPIRIPQDNEALHLLQQVRDESHRFAVTYHRKLRSKKIEESPLDNIVGIGKKRKIELLRHFGDLEAIKNASIDELKEVNGMSEKAASNVYDYFHNETND, from the coding sequence ATGTCAACTAAAGTAAACTCACCAGATGAACTTCCTAGAAAGCCTGGAATATACATAATGAAGGACAAGAATGAGGAAATAATCTATGTGGGCAAATCAAAATCTCTTAGAAGCAGAGTGAGATCCTATTTTCAAAAAAACCTTGATAGGCCTAAGACTCAAGTCCTGATGAGTCATTTCAATAGCCTCGAATACATTGTAACAAATACAGAAAAAGAGGCACTTATTCTAGAAGCCAATCTAATCAAAAAGCATAGGCCAAGATATAACATCAGCTTAAAGGATGACAAAAGGTACCCTTATGTCAAGATAACAGATGAGGATTTTCCAAAGATAGTCATTACAAGGGATATTGGCAAAAAAGGTTCATACTACGGCCCTTTTACAGATGTGACTGCTGTAAGGCAAACCGTAAAGTTCCTAAAGCAGTTATTTAGGATAAGAACCTGCAAAAGAATGGATGGTCCATGCTTGAACAGTCAGATTGACTTATGTTACGCTCCTTGTAACGGAAGCATTTCAAAAGAGGAATATCATGAGCATATCAAGAAGATAGACCTCTTCTTCCAAGGAAAGTACAATAAGATCATCAAGGACCTTGAATCTGAAATGAAAGAAGCTGCAAAAAATCAGGAATTTGAAAAGGCAGCGGTCATAAGGGACCAAATCAGTTCAATTGAGGAAGTGATGAACAAGCAATTCGTTGAATTGAACAATGAGCTTGACCAAGACATAATTGCAATCTCATACACCACTCAAAATGCTGTTGTAGTGGTTATGAATATCAGAAACGGCAAAATCATTGGAAAAGACGATTTCCTAATGGATGGTTCCCAGCACACAACCTCTGATGAGGTCATTTCCGCATTCATCAAGCAATTCTATGGAATAAATAGGCATATACCAAAAGAGATTTTAATCGAAGAGGAGATACCTGATGACAAGCTTATTGAAGAATGGCTAAGTGACCTAAGGGGAAACAAGGTGTCTATAAAAGTCCCTCAGAAAGGAAACAAGCTCAGATTAGTTAGAATGGCAGGAAAAAATGCTGACATCATAAAGAATCAAAAGCAAAAGATGGAAAACTCCATGATTGAGCTTAAGAAGTATCTCAAGCTTGAAAAGCTTCCAAGAGTTATTGAAGGATACGACATTTCAAACATTTCAGGAAAACTGGCTGTCGGATCCAAGGTTTCATTCTTGGATGGAAAGCCAAATAAGAAGCAATATAAGAAATTCAAGATGAACACTCCTGGCCCTAACGATTTTGCTATGATGCAGGAACTTCTTGAGAGAAGATTGAAGCCACTTAAGGAACATTACGAAAAGATAAGAATCAATGAAGAACACCTGAAAAAGAACGAGGCAGAAACTGAAAGAATCGTTCCATTAAAATTAGGGGAAGAGCCAAATCTTATCGTAATCGATGGTGGAAAAGGACAATTAGGCATGGCTGTTGATGTATTGAAAGAATATAATCTTACACATATACCTATAATCGGTCTTGCAAAGGAATTTGAAGAAATTTATATTCCAAACAGCAGTTTTCCAATAAGAATTCCTCAGGACAATGAAGCACTTCATTTGCTCCAGCAAGTTAGGGATGAATCTCATAGGTTTGCAGTTACATATCATAGGAAATTAAGGTCCAAAAAGATTGAGGAATCACCGTTGGACAATATTGTTGGCATAGGCAAAAAAAGAAAAATAGAGCTCTTAAGACATTTTGGAGATTTAGAAGCCATTAAAAATGCAAGTATAGATGAGTTAAAAGAAGTTAATGGAATGAGTGAAAAAGCAGCATCAAATGTTTATGACTATTTCCATAATGAAACAAATGACTAG
- a CDS encoding thymidylate kinase — protein MKRFIAIDGLDGSGKDTQARLIKEKYEKEGTVIIRSHPTSDNFFGRNSKAALERGGKLNKIIATLCYGADAIRSVIKYYGKADTVIFVRYTLAVSYLNKAISVPVYKIVCFALPVSEYFFYLDVSPEKLVERVQKRNEKEEMFENYESFVKVRQKAEPVLYNWHVIQADDSLDEIFERIETILDDLDSKLLNEPKKLEKRKNSLIK, from the coding sequence ATGAAGAGGTTTATTGCTATAGATGGGCTTGATGGTTCTGGTAAAGATACACAAGCTAGACTCATAAAAGAGAAATATGAAAAGGAAGGAACTGTCATCATTCGTTCTCATCCAACATCAGACAACTTTTTTGGCCGTAATTCAAAGGCTGCTCTCGAAAGAGGTGGAAAGCTTAATAAGATTATAGCTACATTATGCTATGGGGCAGATGCAATAAGATCTGTAATAAAGTATTATGGAAAGGCGGATACTGTTATCTTTGTAAGATATACTTTAGCTGTTTCTTACTTGAACAAGGCAATTTCTGTTCCTGTTTACAAGATTGTATGCTTTGCACTTCCTGTTTCTGAATATTTCTTCTATTTGGATGTTTCTCCTGAAAAATTGGTTGAACGTGTTCAAAAGAGAAATGAAAAAGAGGAAATGTTTGAAAATTACGAATCTTTTGTAAAGGTAAGGCAAAAGGCAGAGCCTGTTTTATACAATTGGCATGTAATTCAGGCAGATGATTCACTAGATGAAATATTTGAAAGAATAGAGACTATTTTAGATGATTTGGATTCAAAGCTATTGAATGAACCTAAAAAATTAGAAAAAAGAAAAAATAGTTTAATTAAATAG
- the pyrG gene encoding glutamine hydrolyzing CTP synthase produces the protein MTKYIIITGGVVSSIGKGITSASIGRILRSYGLKVAAIKIDPYLNWDSGTLNPYQHGEVFVTYDGMETDLDLGHYERFLDVELPGISNITTGKVYQSVISKERKGDFLGACVQIIPHITNEIKEMVREISAKDDYDVVLVELGGTVGDIESQPFLEALRQLRNEEGSENVMFVHVTFVPYLEAAGEFKTKPTQHSSKELRSMGINPNMIVLRSQKPIDDDLKRKIAHFCDVEFDAVVNTPDAQTIYEVPLVLDRENAGQYISNRINLGIDFENDKNTLHEWAEIVDSLKIQDPVVTIGIVGKYVELEDAYISIRESLHHAAAKIGAKMKIVYLSSDVDVENEDELNAFHEELSKLDGILIPGGFGDRGVEGKLSAVDYAIENEVPIFGICLGMQCMVIQFARRIGMDGANSSEFKDDLKYPVIDMMEEQKKIKNMGGTMRLGAYDCKLIDGTRTKEAYGEDFIQERHRHRYEYNNEYRDVLTENGLVIAGTTPDDFLVEIVELPDHPWFIGCQFHPEFKSRPNNAHPLFASFVKASFENKEE, from the coding sequence CTGACAAAATATATTATAATTACTGGTGGAGTAGTAAGTTCCATTGGAAAAGGAATTACCTCTGCATCCATTGGCCGTATATTACGTTCTTACGGCTTGAAGGTTGCAGCGATTAAGATTGACCCATACTTAAACTGGGATTCTGGTACTTTAAACCCATACCAACATGGAGAAGTGTTTGTCACTTATGACGGTATGGAAACTGATCTTGACTTAGGTCACTATGAAAGGTTCTTGGACGTAGAGCTTCCAGGAATATCAAACATCACTACCGGAAAAGTTTATCAATCTGTTATCAGCAAAGAAAGAAAAGGTGATTTCCTCGGAGCTTGCGTTCAAATTATCCCGCATATCACAAACGAAATCAAAGAGATGGTACGTGAAATCTCTGCTAAGGATGACTATGATGTCGTTTTGGTAGAGCTTGGAGGTACTGTAGGGGATATTGAAAGCCAACCATTCCTTGAGGCATTAAGACAATTGAGAAATGAGGAAGGCTCTGAAAACGTAATGTTTGTACACGTAACATTCGTTCCTTACTTGGAAGCTGCCGGTGAATTCAAGACAAAACCAACTCAACACTCTTCAAAAGAACTTAGAAGCATGGGTATCAACCCTAACATGATTGTTTTAAGAAGTCAAAAGCCTATTGACGATGACTTGAAGAGAAAAATCGCTCACTTCTGTGATGTCGAATTTGATGCTGTTGTAAACACTCCTGATGCTCAAACAATCTATGAAGTTCCATTAGTGTTGGATAGGGAAAACGCTGGCCAGTACATTTCCAACAGAATTAATTTAGGAATTGATTTTGAAAATGACAAGAATACTCTACATGAATGGGCAGAAATTGTGGATTCACTTAAGATTCAAGATCCAGTGGTTACCATTGGTATCGTAGGAAAATATGTGGAATTGGAAGACGCTTATATCAGTATCAGAGAATCCTTGCACCACGCAGCAGCGAAAATTGGCGCTAAAATGAAAATTGTATACCTTTCATCTGATGTGGATGTGGAAAATGAAGATGAATTGAATGCTTTCCATGAAGAGCTTTCAAAGCTTGATGGTATTCTCATTCCTGGAGGATTTGGAGACCGTGGTGTAGAAGGTAAGTTAAGTGCTGTTGACTATGCAATTGAAAATGAAGTTCCTATTTTCGGTATCTGTTTAGGTATGCAATGTATGGTAATTCAATTTGCAAGAAGAATCGGAATGGACGGTGCAAACAGCAGTGAATTCAAAGATGACCTCAAATACCCAGTTATTGACATGATGGAAGAGCAAAAGAAAATCAAGAACATGGGCGGAACCATGCGTTTAGGTGCTTATGACTGTAAATTGATTGACGGCACCAGAACCAAAGAGGCATATGGTGAAGACTTCATTCAGGAAAGACATAGACACAGATATGAATACAATAACGAATACAGAGATGTATTGACTGAAAACGGTCTTGTCATTGCAGGAACAACTCCAGATGACTTCTTGGTTGAAATTGTTGAATTGCCTGACCATCCTTGGTTTATCGGATGTCAATTCCATCCAGAGTTCAAGTCAAGACCAAACAATGCACACCCATTGTTTGCTTCATTTGTAAAGGCATCTTTTGAAAACAAAGAAGAATAA
- a CDS encoding A24 family peptidase, producing MYACIFIGNILDSLINHSFNSSHLLINSCQIHLFVILLILLIADYYDLKFGIIPNKLSLILLIYALLFDLILSICFSNPLILIFSMALTALITLISFILWHIGFWGGGDFKLFIGLSLALSFLDLNHFNINYFHNLDLAILNQFIFYPKMISILLNGILIALAFIILFVIYNLIREKKLKYYSKLSILDFRLAFKQLTYKTVYIESLEEGMVLNEYFFKSQIAFDRINDEMNKSNSKINLNAIKVEDIYCFSSLNSMGLTREDIKLIKALYKMDLIKSPKFKIKIEIPFMPFITLGYMAFLIFGDFISIISGFIKIML from the coding sequence TTGTATGCTTGTATTTTTATTGGGAATATTCTGGATTCATTAATAAATCATTCATTTAACAGTTCACATCTTTTGATCAATTCATGTCAAATACATTTGTTCGTAATACTATTAATTCTATTGATTGCTGATTATTATGATTTGAAATTTGGAATTATTCCTAATAAATTAAGCTTAATTCTATTGATTTATGCTTTACTCTTTGATTTAATCTTAAGCATATGTTTTAGCAATCCTTTAATTTTAATATTTTCAATGGCTTTAACGGCTTTAATAACACTTATTTCATTTATCTTATGGCATATCGGCTTTTGGGGAGGTGGAGACTTTAAGCTTTTCATTGGTTTGTCTTTGGCATTATCCTTTTTGGACTTGAATCATTTCAATATAAATTATTTCCACAATTTGGATTTAGCAATCCTAAATCAATTCATCTTTTATCCAAAGATGATCTCAATACTTCTAAATGGCATTCTAATAGCTTTAGCATTTATTATCCTATTTGTCATTTACAATCTAATTAGAGAAAAAAAGTTAAAATATTATTCAAAATTATCTATTTTGGATTTTAGATTAGCATTTAAGCAATTAACATATAAAACTGTTTACATTGAAAGTTTAGAAGAAGGCATGGTGTTGAATGAATATTTCTTTAAAAGTCAAATTGCATTTGATAGGATAAATGATGAAATGAATAAAAGCAATTCAAAAATTAATTTAAATGCAATTAAAGTGGAGGATATTTATTGTTTCTCTTCATTAAACAGTATGGGATTGACTAGAGAAGATATAAAATTAATAAAAGCATTATACAAAATGGATCTGATCAAGAGTCCTAAGTTTAAAATCAAGATTGAGATTCCATTCATGCCATTCATTACACTTGGATATATGGCTTTTTTAATCTTTGGAGATTTCATATCCATTATTTCAGGATTTATAAAGATAATGCTTTAG
- a CDS encoding ion transporter: MGLYQNNRFNFFLSILIVIDLILITLTLISDVGEMYYSIVVFDTVLCIILLIEFFTRLMDSDNKKQFFLKNWTELIAAIPFDLIMLPFVLNYTRFLRLLRVLKFIKVIALFSQFFETIDVFLKKTHLDEIFGITLLVVLASTLGLYLFDPSINSLFDSLWFVLSTITTVGYGDILPQSGVGKMIGLIILIVGVLIFSTVTGAIASYFARRVLINEDFNITEHDDNIELLKEDLSFNKKNLNEVHAKVDKIDNDVESLKKELNELKELNKELKQEIKNLNDNLKKDNLND; this comes from the coding sequence ATGGGTTTATATCAAAATAATAGGTTTAATTTCTTTTTATCAATATTAATAGTAATCGATTTGATCTTGATTACACTAACATTGATCTCCGATGTTGGAGAGATGTACTATAGCATAGTTGTCTTTGATACCGTCTTATGCATAATCTTGCTTATTGAGTTTTTTACTCGACTAATGGATTCAGACAATAAGAAGCAGTTTTTCCTAAAGAACTGGACAGAGCTTATAGCTGCAATACCATTTGACTTGATAATGCTCCCATTTGTATTGAACTATACACGTTTCTTAAGATTGCTTAGAGTATTGAAATTCATTAAGGTAATAGCGCTGTTTTCACAATTCTTTGAAACAATCGACGTTTTCCTAAAGAAGACTCATTTGGATGAGATATTCGGCATAACCCTTCTTGTTGTACTTGCATCAACTCTTGGATTATACCTATTTGACCCAAGCATAAACAGCTTGTTTGACAGCCTTTGGTTTGTTCTTTCAACAATCACAACCGTAGGTTACGGTGACATCTTGCCTCAATCCGGAGTTGGAAAGATGATAGGTTTAATTATCCTGATTGTGGGAGTGTTGATATTCAGTACAGTTACAGGAGCTATTGCATCATACTTTGCAAGAAGGGTATTGATCAATGAAGACTTCAACATTACCGAACATGACGATAATATTGAACTTTTAAAAGAGGATTTGAGTTTCAATAAGAAGAATCTAAATGAAGTTCACGCCAAAGTGGATAAAATAGATAATGATGTAGAGTCTCTTAAAAAAGAATTAAATGAGTTAAAAGAGTTAAATAAAGAATTAAAACAAGAAATAAAAAATTTAAACGATAATTTGAAAAAGGATAATTTAAATGATTAG
- a CDS encoding TIGR00289 family protein, translating to MKSAVLFSGGKDSVMALNYALNKGDDVKYLLSIKSQNDESYMFHVPNIHLTDLQAAAIGIPIIEVTTAGVKEEELEDLKEGFNQLKSLGIEAIYTGALFSTYQKSRIERLADEIGIEAISPYWHADPKEYMDLVIDSGFKVIISGVFADGLDESWLGRLIDKESLAELEKISEKTYIHLAFEGGEAETLVIDGPIFKKRIEILDADIDWHHDSGTYNITDACVVDKE from the coding sequence ATGAAATCTGCTGTTTTATTTTCAGGTGGAAAGGATAGTGTAATGGCTTTAAATTATGCCCTTAATAAGGGGGATGATGTTAAATATCTTCTCTCAATCAAGTCCCAAAATGATGAATCCTATATGTTTCATGTTCCAAACATCCATTTAACAGATTTGCAGGCAGCTGCTATAGGAATTCCTATAATTGAAGTGACAACTGCTGGAGTGAAGGAAGAGGAGCTTGAAGACTTAAAGGAAGGATTCAATCAATTGAAAAGCCTTGGAATTGAAGCTATTTACACAGGCGCATTGTTTTCCACTTATCAAAAATCAAGAATAGAAAGATTGGCAGATGAGATTGGGATTGAAGCCATTTCACCATATTGGCATGCAGATCCAAAGGAATATATGGATTTGGTGATTGATTCTGGCTTTAAGGTTATTATAAGCGGTGTTTTTGCTGATGGGCTTGATGAGTCATGGTTAGGAAGGCTAATTGACAAGGAATCATTGGCAGAACTTGAGAAAATCAGTGAAAAGACATATATCCATCTTGCTTTTGAAGGTGGAGAAGCTGAAACATTGGTTATAGATGGGCCTATCTTTAAAAAAAGGATTGAAATATTAGATGCAGATATAGATTGGCATCATGATAGCGGCACATACAATATAACTGATGCCTGTGTGGTTGATAAGGAATAA
- a CDS encoding zinc ribbon domain-containing protein produces MTKFCPECGFEQHNDNNRYCSNCGFDFSKLESDIKSQESDNSSVVVPISSDDSPVSKPKVPDSSTSTSTKSPDGSSPKKTISSAGSSAKTAKPNRPKSTNNDFLSNLTFNKCFLAFAVLLILLAVIGMLSQATQTEPYSDDGLTSFMERSSSYGLSDFIEDSNNGYDDPSYEYLSYSGHDDSANFIEN; encoded by the coding sequence ATGACTAAATTCTGTCCAGAATGTGGGTTTGAACAACATAATGACAATAATCGTTATTGTTCCAATTGCGGCTTTGACTTTTCTAAATTGGAAAGCGATATCAAATCACAAGAATCTGACAATTCAAGTGTTGTTGTACCTATAAGTTCAGATGATAGTCCTGTATCCAAACCTAAAGTTCCTGATTCTAGTACTTCTACAAGCACTAAAAGTCCTGATGGTTCTAGTCCTAAAAAAACCATTAGCTCTGCTGGTTCTAGTGCAAAGACTGCAAAGCCTAATAGGCCAAAATCAACAAATAACGATTTTTTATCTAATTTAACTTTCAATAAATGCTTTTTAGCCTTTGCTGTTCTATTGATACTATTGGCCGTTATAGGCATGTTAAGTCAAGCTACTCAAACAGAGCCTTACTCTGATGATGGATTGACATCATTTATGGAAAGGTCAAGCAGTTATGGATTATCTGATTTTATTGAAGATTCCAATAATGGTTATGATGATCCTAGTTATGAATATTTAAGTTATAGTGGACACGACGATTCTGCAAACTTTATCGAAAATTGA
- a CDS encoding DUF1002 domain-containing protein, with translation MHKRILAICVAIFLALAVIPTGFADNSDQVVITYGETAYMNQQYKSIVDNYFAGKTNVNINDIDSKVITAGDVNKISGGFSGKQYNSNQIFSSALLDLNQNGEITVEVDNSITTITPEMYMSALKSAGIQGGHVYVTSPVSATGESALAGIMDCYEEATDVEIPDNVKEAANQEIATQAEILNNSNVSADDLNKLVDDVKEKVNEEGITDHATIVNIINDYSTTYNINISDNDIENLAYTIEQVQSVQDDANAYKEQISDFVDSSSSGNGFSLDGLFNSILSIFNFNI, from the coding sequence ATGCATAAAAGAATTCTAGCTATATGCGTTGCCATATTTTTGGCATTAGCTGTTATTCCAACTGGATTTGCAGACAATTCAGATCAAGTTGTAATAACCTATGGTGAAACTGCATATATGAATCAGCAATATAAATCAATTGTTGACAACTATTTTGCAGGAAAAACTAATGTGAACATAAATGATATAGATTCAAAAGTGATCACTGCTGGAGATGTAAACAAGATTTCCGGTGGTTTCTCAGGAAAGCAATACAATTCAAATCAAATATTTTCCTCTGCACTTCTTGACTTGAACCAAAATGGGGAAATTACTGTAGAGGTAGATAACTCAATTACCACAATCACTCCTGAAATGTACATGTCAGCACTTAAGTCTGCAGGTATTCAAGGAGGGCATGTCTACGTAACAAGCCCAGTAAGCGCTACCGGTGAATCCGCTCTTGCAGGCATTATGGATTGTTATGAGGAAGCTACTGATGTAGAAATTCCAGATAATGTTAAAGAGGCAGCAAATCAAGAGATTGCTACTCAAGCGGAAATCCTAAACAATTCAAATGTTAGTGCTGATGACTTGAATAAATTAGTGGATGATGTTAAGGAAAAGGTGAATGAGGAAGGCATTACCGATCATGCAACCATTGTAAACATTATCAATGATTACAGTACAACATACAATATCAACATATCCGATAATGATATTGAAAACCTTGCATATACCATTGAACAAGTTCAGTCTGTTCAAGATGATGCAAATGCCTACAAAGAGCAAATCAGCGATTTTGTTGATAGTTCCTCTTCTGGCAATGGATTTTCCTTAGATGGATTGTTCAATAGCATATTAAGCATTTTTAATTTCAATATTTAA
- a CDS encoding AAA family ATPase produces the protein MKVIGVTGLQGSGKSIFFDTAKEKGALVVSMGDIIREKAAERGEDTGTTARTLREEFGQYIVAELTVEKIKQLLEEKGDIKTILVDGIRSPYEIELFKENFDNFISVSIYASPRTRFERISLRGREDDTTDFDEFMVRENRELGFGIGDVVSTTDYLIENECSLEEFKERVAEFVEKEMD, from the coding sequence ATGAAAGTAATAGGAGTAACCGGTTTACAAGGATCTGGAAAAAGCATTTTCTTTGACACAGCAAAGGAAAAAGGCGCACTTGTAGTTAGCATGGGAGACATCATTAGAGAAAAGGCTGCAGAAAGAGGAGAAGACACAGGTACAACAGCAAGAACCTTAAGAGAGGAATTTGGACAATATATCGTTGCTGAATTAACTGTTGAAAAAATAAAACAACTTTTAGAAGAAAAAGGAGACATCAAAACCATTTTAGTGGATGGAATCAGAAGCCCATATGAAATTGAACTCTTTAAGGAAAACTTTGATAACTTTATCTCTGTATCAATTTATGCTAGCCCTCGTACCAGATTTGAAAGAATCTCTTTAAGAGGAAGAGAAGATGACACAACTGATTTTGATGAATTCATGGTAAGAGAGAACAGGGAATTAGGTTTCGGAATTGGAGATGTAGTGTCCACTACCGATTACTTAATTGAAAATGAATGCTCTCTTGAAGAGTTTAAAGAAAGAGTTGCTGAATTTGTAGAAAAAGAAATGGATTAA